A part of Carassius carassius chromosome 4, fCarCar2.1, whole genome shotgun sequence genomic DNA contains:
- the LOC132135980 gene encoding serine protease FAM111A-like has protein sequence MSSETEAKDHTFKFSLYREKDSYKVSCKTSMTVLEALNTSPMFKTEKDKKKNMQKEILIKRSKGFPEAAVKTDFPSCLIERDEILEIDFIQKDKNSSTNQTTADPSLLSKRSKPETLVAIWVKKEGGPKVNLLLKSKALRSKVQYVCVYAFKGEKIKKALKRDGRFKKDIFQKHCALSEFDKGMHEWSNPVDDLDGKAFQVVVLSDQNLPDSQEDLTFVKTEPNVASDADVAETADSSQNPIKTEQEKTPDGNTKSTNPSTKQYFYKPIVNSEEILGILRHQFPVLLDTLKKRENLKNKSEVQEYFRAEYGKSVENFLKVKKVKELMKLSDSVCQIRRGDSALGTGFLLFDQYILTNAHVIGISTDLTKVNAEQFIAVFDYEDRDSEKRIQVKQLTDYYYGKDEQGRHLDYALLELDDSGEIYFRKYHHLLDSLSSNLPTNRHQICIVGHPDEGVKKMDPCITIGTESRLDAEEKHKTENAECIHVMRLKSVEEKWDFHKNQITYNSCFFHGSSGSPVFDADCNLIGIHTGGYVYGGHGKTTKSVMEYAFSIQPILNMIRAHAKIRGLKDLVQILEPYTDQSNDSETPMEQN, from the exons ATGTCTTCA GAAACCGAAGCAAAAGACCACACTTTTAAGTTTTCTTTATATCGTGAGAAAGATTCATATAAAGTGTCGTGTAAAACATCCATGACTGTGCTTGAGGCTCTTAATACAAGCCCAATGTTCAAGactgaaaaagacaaaaagaaaaacatgcagAAAGAAATACTAatcaaaagatcaaaaggatttcCTGAAGCAGCTGTGAAGACTGATTTTCCCAGCTGTCTTATTGAAAGAGATGAGATCTTAGAAATAGACTTCATCCAAAAGGATAAAAATAGTTCTACAAATCAAACAACTGCAGATCCTTCACTCCTCAGTAAAAGAAGTAAACCTGAAACATTAGTCGCAATCTGGGTTAAAAAAGAAGGAGGGCCGAAAGTGAATTTGTTACTGAAGAGCAAAGCCCTAAGGAGCAAAGTACAATATGTCTGTGTGTATGCATTCAAAGGAGAGAAAATCAAAAAAGCTCTTAAACGTGATGGACGATTCAAAAAAGACATTTTCCAGAAACACTGTGCACTCTCTGAGTTTGATAAAGGCATGCATGAATGGTCAAATCCAGTAGACGATCTTGATGGAAAGGCTTTTCAGGTAGTTGTTCTTAGTGACCAGAATCTGCCAGACAGTCAAGAGGATTTGACTTTTGTCAAGACTGAACCTAATGTAGCTTCAGATGCTGATGTGGCAGAAACTGCCGACTCAAGTCAGAATCCCATCAAGACTGAGCAAGAAAAAACCCCAGATGGAAACACAAAGTCCACAAATCCATCAACTAAACAGTATTTTTATAAACCCATTGTAAATTCTGAAGAGATTCTGGGAATTCTACGTCATCAGTTTCCAGTTTTACTGGACACATTAAAGAAAAGAGAGAATCTGAAGAACAAATCGGAGGTCCAAGAGTACTTCAGAGCAGAATATGGTAAAAGTGTTGAGAATTTCCTGAAGGTGAAGAAAGTGAAGGAGCTCATGAAGCTCTCTGACTCTGTGTGTCAGATTCGACGGGGGGACTCTGCTTTAGGAACTGGTTTCTTGCTCTTTGACCAATACATCCTCACTAATGCTCATGTTATTGGGATATCTACTGACCTTACGAAAGTTAACGCTGAACAGTTCATAGCTGTATTTGATTATGAAGACAGGGATTCAGAGAAGCGCATACAAGTTAAACAACTCACAGATTACTATTACGGAAAGGATGAGCAAGGAAGGCATCTTGACTATGCTCTTCTTGAACTAGATGACAGTGgtgaaatatattttagaaagtaCCATCATTTGCTCGATTCTTTAAGTTCAAACCTTCCTACTAACAGACATCAGATCTGCATTGTGGGGCATCCAGATGAGGGAGTTAAGAAAATGGACCCCTGCATTACCATTGGAACAGAGAGTCGACTAGATgcagaagaaaaacacaaaactgaGAATGCTGAATGCATTCATGTGATGAGACTGAAGTCTGTGGAAGAAAAATGGGACTTTCATAAAAACCAGATAACTTACAATTCTTGCTTTTTTCATGGATCTTCTGGCTCTCCAGTTTTTGATGCAGACTGCAATCTGATTGGTATTCACACTGGCGGCTATGTGTATGGAGGACATGGAAAAACTACTAAGAGCGTTATGGAATATGCCTTTTCTATTCAGCCCATTCTGAATATGATCAGAGCACATGCTAAGATAAGAGGTTTAAAAGATTTGGTCCAAATCTTAGAACCCTACACTGATCAAAGCAATGATTCTGAGACTCCAATGGAACAGAATTAG